A single window of Nicotiana sylvestris chromosome 5, ASM39365v2, whole genome shotgun sequence DNA harbors:
- the LOC138869179 gene encoding uncharacterized protein: MKSLSINVPLVEALEQIPGYAKFMKDLVTKKQSMNFQTIKVTHQVSEIVHSMAPKLEDPSAFMIPCTIESDEFAKALCDLGKSINLIPYSVFKTLGMGQPSSTSMRIQMADHTLKRPLGVIEDVLVRVDKFILLANFIILDCEVDYEVPIILGRPFLAMGKALFEVEAKELTFRVGNEKVVFHVCKSMRQPNRNEVCPFVDLLTDVIVDDRSAMTNVGDMLEAILLNFDDNEMDGFMECVNSLQGMRSYKYAPRKLYLDLENRTNPPTKPSIEEPATFELKSLPPHLRYEFLGPCSTLPVILSSCLINVQVDSTLSVLQKRKKAILADIQGISPTFCMHKINLEEGAKPSIEHQRRLN; encoded by the coding sequence ATGAAGAGTCTCTCAATcaatgtgccattagttgaagctTTGGAACAAATACCCGgttacgcaaagttcatgaaggatCTTGTGACAAAGAAGCAGTCAATGAATTTTCAAACTATCAAagtcactcatcaagtgagtgaaATTGTGCATTCAATGGCTCCTAAGTTGGAGGATCCCAGTGCTTTCATGATTCCTTGTACAATTGAAAGTGACGAatttgctaaagctctttgtgatcttgggaaaagtatcaatttgattccctactcagttttcaagacgtTGGGAATGGGGCAACCAAGTTCCACCTCTATGAGAATACAAATGGCCGATCATACTCTGAAGAGGCCTTTGGGAGTGATTGAAGATGTCTTGGTTCGcgttgataaattcattctttTGGCAAATTTTATCATTCTCGATTGTGAAGTTGATTATGAGGTACCGATTattcttggaagacctttccttgctatggGGAAGGCTCTTTTTGAAGTTGAAGCCAAAGAACTTACCTTCCGGGTTGGTAATGAAAAAGTAGTTTTTCATGTGTGTAAATCCATGCGGCAACCAAATAGAAATGAGGTGTGCCCATTTGTGGACTTGTTGACCGATGTTATTGTTGATGACAGAAGTGCTATGACTAATGTTGGTGATATGTTGGAGGCCAtcttgctcaactttgatgatAACGAGATGGATGGCTTCATGGAATGCGTGAACTCCTTGCAAGGAATGAGGTCGTACAAATATGCACCCCGGAAATTGtatttggatcttgaaaataggacaaATCCTCCTACAAAGCCTTCTATTGAAGAGCCTGCTACTTTTGAGTTGAAGTcattgcctccacatcttcggtatgaatttcttggtccttgttctactttaccggttattctttcctcttgtttgattaacgtgcaggtagattccACTTTGTcggtgctacaaaagaggaagaaggctatctTGGCGGACATTCAGGGAATAAGCCCcacattttgcatgcataagatcaatTTGGAGGAAGGAgccaaaccatctattgaacatcaaaggagactcaattag